The Phragmites australis chromosome 15, lpPhrAust1.1, whole genome shotgun sequence genome window below encodes:
- the LOC133892464 gene encoding G-type lectin S-receptor-like serine/threonine-protein kinase B120 isoform X1, producing MGRELGGGGGARCCSMASSPQRLFPLLAWLCSVAVAGATDTLRQGESLSGAATLVSSPSGVFEVGFFAPDTNLPSRLYLGIWYRVISPRTVVWVANRAAAATSASPSLTLTDTGELRVLDGAANGTATPAPLLWSSNTSSRASVPRGSYSAAIQDSGSLQVRGEDGVLWDSFWHPTDTMLSGMRIPVFAPGRGPVERFLFTSWASETDPSPGRYALGLDPHNSGQAYIWKDGNVIIWRSGQWTGQNFVGIPWRPLYMYGYKPANDPVLGQYYTYTATNTSLQRFVVVPNGTDVCYMVKKSSQKWETVWMQPSNECEYYATCGANAKCTVVQDGKAKCTCLKGFQPKLLDRWNAGNWSQGCIRSPPLGCQVNQSGDGFLAIGNVKWPDFSYWVSTVADETGCRTACQNNCSCGAYVYLTTIGCLAWGNELIDIYELPSGGYNLNLKLPASELREHHAIWKIATIVSVVVLFVLVACLVLWWQRGRNIKADAVHRSWRSRHSSTQSQQTSGMLDISQSIRFNDEVEDGKSHELKVYSLDRIRAATCNFCDSNKLGAGGFGPVYMGKLPGGEEVAVKRLCRNSGQGLEEFKNEVLLIAKLQHRNLVRLLGCCIQGEEKILVYEYMPNKSLDAFLFNPEKQGLLDWKKRFDIIEGIARGLLYLHRDSRLRVVHRDLKASNILLDADMNPKISDFGMARMFGGDQNQFNTNRVVGTFGYMSPEYAMEGIFSVKSDIYSFGVLILEIITGKRAVSFHGQQDSLNIGGYAWRQWNEDKGEELIDPMIRASCLIRQVLRCIHIALLCVQDHADERPDIPTVILMLSSDSSRLPNPRPPTLMLRGRDVETSKSSENEQSHSIGTVSMTQLHGR from the exons ATGGGGAGGGAGctagggggaggaggaggagcgcgctGTTGCTCCATGGCCTCTTCTCCTCAGCGCCTGTTCCCGCTCCTCGCCTGGCTTTGCAGTGTGGCGGTGGCGGGGGCAACAGACACGCTGCGGCAGGGGGAGTCGCTGTCGGGGGCGGCGACGCTGGTGTCCTCGCCGTCTGGGGTGTTCGAGGTGGGCTTCTTCGCGCCGGACACCAACCTGCCCTCCCGCCTCTACCTCGGCATCTGGTACCGCGTCATCTCGCCGAGGACCGTCGTCTGGGTCGCCAAccgcgccgcggcggccacctcggcctccccgTCGCTCACGCTCACCGACACCGGCGAGCTCCGCGTCCTCGACGGCGCGGCGAATGGCACTGCCACGCCGGCGCCGCTGCTCTGGTCCTCCAACACCTCCTCGCGCGCCTCCGTGCCGCGGGGCAGCTACTCCGCGGCCATCCAGGACTCCGGCAGCCTCCAGGTGCGTGGCGAGGACGGCGTGTTGTGGGACAGCTTCTGGCACCCCACGGACACCATGCTGTCCGGGATGCGCATCCCCGTGTTCGCGCCCGGGAGGGGCCCCGTGGAGCGGTTTCTGTTCACGTCGTGGGCCAGCGAGACGGACCCCTCGCCGGGGCGCTACGCACTCGGCCTCGACCCGCACAACTCCGGCCAGGCCTACATCTGGAAAGACGGCAATGTCATCATCTGGAG GTCAGGACAATGGACTGGGCAGAATTTTGTAGGCATTCCATGGAGGCCACTCTACATGTATGGGTACAAACCGGCAAATGATCCAGTCTTAGGACAATATTACACTTACACTGCAACAAACACATCTCTGCAGAGGTTTGTTGTTGTGCCAAATGGCACAGACGTCTGCTACATGGTTAAGAAGTCCTCACAAAAGTGGGAGACTGTCTGGATGCAACCATCAAATGAGTGCGAATACTATGCCACATGTGGTGCGAATGCAAAATGTACTGTGGTGCAAGATGGCAAGGCAAAATGCACGTGTCTGAAAG GTTTTCAGCCGAAATTGTTGGATCGGTGGAATGCAGGAAACTGGAGTCAAGGTTGTATCAGGAGCCCGCCTTTGGGTTGTCAGGTCAACCAATCTGGGGATGGATTTCTTGCTATTGGAAACGTGAAGTGGCCTGATTTCTCATATTGGGTGTCCACTGTGGCAGATGAGACAGGGTGCAGGACTGCCTGCCAGAACAACTGCTCATGTGGTGCCTATGTTTACTTGACTACAATAGGGTGTCTAGCCTGGGGTAACGAACTAATCGATATCTACGAGTTGCCGAGTGGGGGATATAACCTAAACCTCAAGCTTCCTGCTTCTGAGTTAA GAGAACATCATGCAATTTGGAAAATAGCCACAATAGTATCTGTCGTGGTGCTATTTGTTTTGGTAGCTTGCCTTGTTCTCTGGTGGCAGCGTGGCAGAAATATTAAAG CAGATGCAGTGCACAGAAGTTGGAGGTCAAGACATTCATCTACCCAGTCCCAGCAGACTAGTGGTATGCTGGATATCTCACAGTCGATTCGTTTTAATGATGAAGTGGAGGACGGGAAAAGTCATGAACTCAAAGTATACTCCCTGGACCGCATAAGAGCTGCCACATGTAATTTTTGTGACTCTAACAAGCTTGGAGCAGGAGGATTTGGTCCTGTCTATATG GGAAAATTACCTGGGGGAGAAGAAGTAGCGGTGAAGAGGCTTTGTAGGAATTCAGGTCAAGGCCTTGAGGAATTCAAGAATGAGGTCTTACTTATTGCAAAGTTGCAGCACCGCAATCTTGTAAGACTTCTAGGATGCTGCATAcagggagaagagaagatctTGGTGTATGAGTACATGCCTAACAAAAGTCTAGATGCATTCCTCTTTA ATCCTGAAAAGCAAGGGCTTCTAGACTGGAAAAAGCGGTTTGATATAATTGAAGGTATCGCTAGAGGGTTGCTATATCTCCACCGGGACTCGAGGCTACGTGTTGTTCACCGTGATCTCAAGGCCAGCAACATTCTCCTGGACGCAGATATGAACCCCAAGATATCAGATTTTGGGATGGCAAGGATGTTTGGTGGGGACCAAAACCAATTCAACACAAATCGTGTCGTCGGAACATT TGGCTACATGTCTCCTGAATACGCAATGGAAGGCATTTTCTCAGTCAAGTCTGACATTTACAGCTTTGGAGTCCTGATCCTGGAGATCATCACAGGAAAGAGGGCTGTGAGCTTCCATGGTCAACAGGACTCCCTGAACATTGGTGGATAT GCATGGCGACAATGGAACGAAGATAAGGGTGAGGAACTGATCGATCCAATGATAAGAGCATCATGCTTAATTCGACAAGTCTTGAGATGCATCCACATTGCACTGTTGTGCGTGCAAGATCATGCTGATGAGCGTCCCGACATCCCCACTGTCATCCTTATGTTGAGCAGCGACAGCTCAAGGCTTCCCAATCCGAGGCCACCTACTCTGATGCTTCGAGGCCGTGATGTTGAGACGAGCAAATCAAGTGAGAATGAACAGAGCCACTCCATAGGCACTGTGTCAATGACGCAGTTGCATGGAAGATAG
- the LOC133892464 gene encoding G-type lectin S-receptor-like serine/threonine-protein kinase B120 isoform X2, whose amino-acid sequence MGRELGGGGGARCCSMASSPQRLFPLLAWLCSVAVAGATDTLRQGESLSGAATLVSSPSGVFEVGFFAPDTNLPSRLYLGIWYRVISPRTVVWVANRAAAATSASPSLTLTDTGELRVLDGAANGTATPAPLLWSSNTSSRASVPRGSYSAAIQDSGSLQVRGEDGVLWDSFWHPTDTMLSGMRIPVFAPGRGPVERFLFTSWASETDPSPGRYALGLDPHNSGQAYIWKDGNVIIWRSGQWTGQNFVGIPWRPLYMYGYKPANDPVLGQYYTYTATNTSLQRFVVVPNGTDVCYMVKKSSQKWETVWMQPSNECEYYATCGANAKCTVVQDGKAKCTCLKGFQPKLLDRWNAGNWSQGCIRSPPLGCQVNQSGDGFLAIGNVKWPDFSYWVSTVADETGCRTACQNNCSCGAYVYLTTIGCLAWGNELIDIYELPSGGYNLNLKLPASELREHHAIWKIATIVSVVVLFVLVACLVLWWQRGRNIKDAVHRSWRSRHSSTQSQQTSGMLDISQSIRFNDEVEDGKSHELKVYSLDRIRAATCNFCDSNKLGAGGFGPVYMGKLPGGEEVAVKRLCRNSGQGLEEFKNEVLLIAKLQHRNLVRLLGCCIQGEEKILVYEYMPNKSLDAFLFNPEKQGLLDWKKRFDIIEGIARGLLYLHRDSRLRVVHRDLKASNILLDADMNPKISDFGMARMFGGDQNQFNTNRVVGTFGYMSPEYAMEGIFSVKSDIYSFGVLILEIITGKRAVSFHGQQDSLNIGGYAWRQWNEDKGEELIDPMIRASCLIRQVLRCIHIALLCVQDHADERPDIPTVILMLSSDSSRLPNPRPPTLMLRGRDVETSKSSENEQSHSIGTVSMTQLHGR is encoded by the exons ATGGGGAGGGAGctagggggaggaggaggagcgcgctGTTGCTCCATGGCCTCTTCTCCTCAGCGCCTGTTCCCGCTCCTCGCCTGGCTTTGCAGTGTGGCGGTGGCGGGGGCAACAGACACGCTGCGGCAGGGGGAGTCGCTGTCGGGGGCGGCGACGCTGGTGTCCTCGCCGTCTGGGGTGTTCGAGGTGGGCTTCTTCGCGCCGGACACCAACCTGCCCTCCCGCCTCTACCTCGGCATCTGGTACCGCGTCATCTCGCCGAGGACCGTCGTCTGGGTCGCCAAccgcgccgcggcggccacctcggcctccccgTCGCTCACGCTCACCGACACCGGCGAGCTCCGCGTCCTCGACGGCGCGGCGAATGGCACTGCCACGCCGGCGCCGCTGCTCTGGTCCTCCAACACCTCCTCGCGCGCCTCCGTGCCGCGGGGCAGCTACTCCGCGGCCATCCAGGACTCCGGCAGCCTCCAGGTGCGTGGCGAGGACGGCGTGTTGTGGGACAGCTTCTGGCACCCCACGGACACCATGCTGTCCGGGATGCGCATCCCCGTGTTCGCGCCCGGGAGGGGCCCCGTGGAGCGGTTTCTGTTCACGTCGTGGGCCAGCGAGACGGACCCCTCGCCGGGGCGCTACGCACTCGGCCTCGACCCGCACAACTCCGGCCAGGCCTACATCTGGAAAGACGGCAATGTCATCATCTGGAG GTCAGGACAATGGACTGGGCAGAATTTTGTAGGCATTCCATGGAGGCCACTCTACATGTATGGGTACAAACCGGCAAATGATCCAGTCTTAGGACAATATTACACTTACACTGCAACAAACACATCTCTGCAGAGGTTTGTTGTTGTGCCAAATGGCACAGACGTCTGCTACATGGTTAAGAAGTCCTCACAAAAGTGGGAGACTGTCTGGATGCAACCATCAAATGAGTGCGAATACTATGCCACATGTGGTGCGAATGCAAAATGTACTGTGGTGCAAGATGGCAAGGCAAAATGCACGTGTCTGAAAG GTTTTCAGCCGAAATTGTTGGATCGGTGGAATGCAGGAAACTGGAGTCAAGGTTGTATCAGGAGCCCGCCTTTGGGTTGTCAGGTCAACCAATCTGGGGATGGATTTCTTGCTATTGGAAACGTGAAGTGGCCTGATTTCTCATATTGGGTGTCCACTGTGGCAGATGAGACAGGGTGCAGGACTGCCTGCCAGAACAACTGCTCATGTGGTGCCTATGTTTACTTGACTACAATAGGGTGTCTAGCCTGGGGTAACGAACTAATCGATATCTACGAGTTGCCGAGTGGGGGATATAACCTAAACCTCAAGCTTCCTGCTTCTGAGTTAA GAGAACATCATGCAATTTGGAAAATAGCCACAATAGTATCTGTCGTGGTGCTATTTGTTTTGGTAGCTTGCCTTGTTCTCTGGTGGCAGCGTGGCAGAAATATTAAAG ATGCAGTGCACAGAAGTTGGAGGTCAAGACATTCATCTACCCAGTCCCAGCAGACTAGTGGTATGCTGGATATCTCACAGTCGATTCGTTTTAATGATGAAGTGGAGGACGGGAAAAGTCATGAACTCAAAGTATACTCCCTGGACCGCATAAGAGCTGCCACATGTAATTTTTGTGACTCTAACAAGCTTGGAGCAGGAGGATTTGGTCCTGTCTATATG GGAAAATTACCTGGGGGAGAAGAAGTAGCGGTGAAGAGGCTTTGTAGGAATTCAGGTCAAGGCCTTGAGGAATTCAAGAATGAGGTCTTACTTATTGCAAAGTTGCAGCACCGCAATCTTGTAAGACTTCTAGGATGCTGCATAcagggagaagagaagatctTGGTGTATGAGTACATGCCTAACAAAAGTCTAGATGCATTCCTCTTTA ATCCTGAAAAGCAAGGGCTTCTAGACTGGAAAAAGCGGTTTGATATAATTGAAGGTATCGCTAGAGGGTTGCTATATCTCCACCGGGACTCGAGGCTACGTGTTGTTCACCGTGATCTCAAGGCCAGCAACATTCTCCTGGACGCAGATATGAACCCCAAGATATCAGATTTTGGGATGGCAAGGATGTTTGGTGGGGACCAAAACCAATTCAACACAAATCGTGTCGTCGGAACATT TGGCTACATGTCTCCTGAATACGCAATGGAAGGCATTTTCTCAGTCAAGTCTGACATTTACAGCTTTGGAGTCCTGATCCTGGAGATCATCACAGGAAAGAGGGCTGTGAGCTTCCATGGTCAACAGGACTCCCTGAACATTGGTGGATAT GCATGGCGACAATGGAACGAAGATAAGGGTGAGGAACTGATCGATCCAATGATAAGAGCATCATGCTTAATTCGACAAGTCTTGAGATGCATCCACATTGCACTGTTGTGCGTGCAAGATCATGCTGATGAGCGTCCCGACATCCCCACTGTCATCCTTATGTTGAGCAGCGACAGCTCAAGGCTTCCCAATCCGAGGCCACCTACTCTGATGCTTCGAGGCCGTGATGTTGAGACGAGCAAATCAAGTGAGAATGAACAGAGCCACTCCATAGGCACTGTGTCAATGACGCAGTTGCATGGAAGATAG
- the LOC133893671 gene encoding G-type lectin S-receptor-like serine/threonine-protein kinase B120, with product MRPAPLMAHAAVAGLALLSLLYAHVGHVGGAAATLSQGQSLGANDALVSANGAFTLAFFAPRGGDPSRRYLGVMYAQAAEQTVPWVANRDAPLSAASGDYSAAVTASGELQVLEGERVVWRTNTSSLLGNVTLTILDNGNLMLSAGGAQEVLIWQSFDHPADTFLPGMSIALDRRNGIPVNRTLFTSWRSPIDPGPGNFTLGLDPFGSAQLYIWRSQGGENTTYWRSGQWANTNFVGIPWRSLYVYGFKLNGDPSQSNGVMSYTFNTYNSSLYRFMLHPNGTETCYMLLGTGDWKTVWSQPTIPCQTYNMCGANAECAAGDNGQAICSCLKGFEPRSAAEYSSGNWTQGCVRSAPLTCETKVSGGDGFADLPGVKLPNFATWESTVGDADACKQSCFANCSCGAYSYSTGTGCLTWGQELVDIYQFPNGGGYDLHIKVPASLLGSTTKRWTTIVIIVVIVVVVVFGACGLLLCKCRRRIKEKLGIVGRKKTTPPSLLLGMEAWQDFSGPKQPDQEEGEDGKKCELPLFAFEILAAATGDFSSANKLGEGGFGHVYKGRLPSGEEIAVKRLSQSSGQGLEEFKNEVILIAKLQHRNLVRLLGFCIQGEEKILVYEYMANTSLDAFLFDPARRGLLDWKTRFHIIEGIARGLLYLHRDSRLRVVHRDLKASNILLDRDMNPKISDFGMARIFGGDQNQVNTNRVVGTLGYMSPEYAMEGLFSVRSDVYSFGILILEIISGQKNSSFHHMEGSLNIVGYAWQLWNADKGEQLIDPSIRGTCSAREALRCVHMALLCVQNHACDRPDIPYVVLALGSDSSVLPMPRPPTFTLQCTSSDGEGLFIREKADESYSASDLTVTVLQSR from the exons ATGCGGCCGGCTCCATTGATGGCCCATGCCGCCGTCGCGGGGCTCGCCTTGCTCTCCCTCCTCTACGCGCACGTCGGCCAtgtcggcggcgcggcggcaaCGCTGTCTCAGGGGCAGTCGCTGGGAGCGAACGACGCGCTGGTGTCGGCCAACGGCGCCTTCACGCTGGCCTTCTTCGCGCCGCGCGGCGGGGACCCGAGCCGGCGGTACCTGGGCGTCATGTACGCGCAGGCGGCCGAGCAGACCGTGCCGTGGGTAGCCAACCGCGACGCCCCCTTGAGCGCGGCGTCGGGAGACTACTCCGCCGCCGTCACGGCCTCCGGCGAGCTGCAGGTGCTGGAGGGGGAGCGCGTGGTCTGGCGCACCAACACGTCCTCGCTGCTGGGCAACGTCACGCTGACCATCCTCGACAACGGGAACCTCATGCTGTCCGCCGGTGGCGCGCAGGAGGTGCTAATCTGGCAGAGCTTCGACCACCCGGCGGACACGTTCCTCCCCGGGATGAGCATTGCGCTGGACAGGCGCAACGGGATCCCCGTCAACCGGACGCTGTTTACGTCGTGGCGGAGCCCCATCGACCCGGGGCCGGGCAACTTCACGCTCGGGCTCGACCCGTTCGGCTCGGCGCAGCTCTACATCTGGCGGAGCCAGGGCGGCGAGAACACCACCTACTGGCGGTCGGGGCAGTGGGCCAACACCAACTTCGTAGGGATCCCGTGGCGGTCGCTCTACGTGTACGGGTTCAAGCTCAACGGCGACCCGTCGCAGAGCAATGGGGTCATGTCCTACACGTTCAACACGTACAACAGCTCGCTGTACCGGTTCATGCTCCACCCCAACGGCACTGAGACGTGCTACATGCTCCTCGGCACCGGCGACTGGAAGACCGTCTGGTCACAGCCGACCATCCCGTGCCAGACCTACAACATGTGCGGCGCCAACGCCGAGTGCGCCGCCGGCGACAATGGACAGGCCATCTGCAGCTGCTTAAAAG GTTTCGAGCCAAGATCCGCAGCGGAGTACAGCAGCGGGAACTGGACGCAGGGCTGCGTGAGGAGCGCGCCGCTGACCTGCGAGACGAAAGTAAGCGGCGGTGACGGGTTCGCCGACCTCCCGGGCGTGAAGCTGCCGAACTTCGCCACCTGGGAGTCGACGGTGGGCGACGCGGACGCGTGCAAGCAGTCGTGCTTTGCCAACTGCTCGTGCGGCGCGTACAGCTACAGCACCGGCACCGGGTGCCTGACCTGGGGCCAGGAGCTGGTGGACATCTACCAGTTCCCAAATGGGGGGGGCTATGATCTCCACATCAAGGTCCCTGCATCCTTATTag GCTCCACAACAAAGCGATGGACGACAATTGTCATTATTGTAGTAATCGTCGTGGTGGTTGTATTTGGGGCATGTGGACTTCTTCTGTGTAAATGCAGGAGAAGAATCAAAG AGAAACTTGGCATTGTTGGTAGGAAAAAGACAACGCCCCCATCGCTGCTTCTTGGTATGGAAGCATGGCAGGATTTCTCAGGACCGAAGCAACCTGAtcaagaggaaggagaggacgGCAAGAAGTGCGAGCTGCCTCTGTTCGCCTTCGAGATCTTGGCAGCGGCCACCGGCGACTTCAGCAGCGCCAACAAGCTTGGGGAGGGAGGCTTCGGCCATGTCTACAAG GGAAGGCTTCCCAGCGGCGAAGAGATTGCAGTGAAGAGACTGTCCCAGAGCTCCGGCCAGGGCCTGGAGGAGTTCAAGAACGAGGTGATACTGATCGCGAAGCTGCAGCACCGCAACCTTGTCAGGCTGCTAGGTTTCTGCATTCAGGGGGAGGAGAAGATCTTGGTCTACGAGTACATGGCAAACACGAGCCTGGACGCCTTCCTCTTCG ATCCGGCTAGGCGTGGACTGTTGGACTGGAAGACGAGGTTCCACATCATCGAGGGGATCGCCCGGGGGCTTCTCTACCTCCACAGGGACTCGAGGCTCAGGGTGGTGCACCGCGACCTCAAGGCTAGCAACATCCTCCTGGACCGCGACATGAACCCCAAGATCTCGGACTTCGGCATGGCGCGGATCTTCGGCGGCGACCAGAACCAGGTGAACACGAACCGCGTCGTCGGCACGCTGGGGTACATGTCGCCGGAGTACGCGATGGAGGGGCTGTTCTCGGTCAGGTccgacgtgtacagcttcgggATCCTGATACTGGAGATCATCTCCGGCCAGAAGAACAGCAGCTTCCACCACATGGAGGGCTCCCTCAACATCGTGGGCTACGCGTGGCAGCTGTGGAACGCGGACAAGGGGGAGCAGCTGATCGACCCGTCGATCCGAGGGACGTGCTCGGCGCGGGAGGCGCTGCGGTGCGTGCACATGGCGCTGCTATGCGTGCAGAACCACGCGTGCGACCGGCCGGACATCCCCTACGTGGTGCTGGCGCTGGGCAGCGACAGCTCCGTGCTGCCGATGCCGAGGCCGCCGACGTTCACGCTGCAGTGCACGTCGTCGGACGGGGAAGGGCTTTTCATCAGGGAGAAGGCCGACGAGTCCTACTCCGCCAGCGACCTCACCGTAACGGTGCTGCAAAGCAGGTAG